The Brevibacillus brevis genome contains a region encoding:
- a CDS encoding UDP-N-acetylmuramyl pentapeptide phosphotransferase, which produces METKIMMLLMLVAVVFPLVLDRRLHKIGTQKLKALGMNRFNYDGESVLTAGGLILVCSSAITGIILIGILMLRGVNSELVRHGFLFVTGMITMAFWGWRDDCTSDREAKGFRGHFGVLWRERRMTSGMWKLIGGTSTAFCLSLSLSNSLWAGIVSFGLLALSPNIVNLFDLRPGRAIKVFWCLTVLAGAFGLWTSGASAAMANWIFWLPVFVASMLMFSHDAGGKIMLGDTGSNALGFAAGFSFVIGTPIYVQASMLVLFLCLQVAAEFCSFSRVIEQVGWLRRLDQWGRVTEAEHKKNQTGSSGLV; this is translated from the coding sequence GTGGAAACGAAAATCATGATGCTCTTGATGCTCGTCGCGGTCGTTTTTCCGCTGGTGCTTGACCGCCGGCTGCATAAAATCGGCACACAAAAGCTCAAAGCCCTGGGAATGAATCGATTCAATTACGATGGAGAGTCAGTACTGACAGCAGGGGGGCTCATCCTCGTATGTTCGAGCGCTATTACCGGGATAATTCTGATCGGAATCCTTATGCTTAGAGGGGTCAATAGCGAGCTTGTCCGGCACGGTTTTTTATTTGTAACAGGTATGATCACAATGGCCTTTTGGGGATGGCGAGATGATTGTACATCAGATCGAGAGGCAAAAGGCTTTCGTGGACATTTCGGCGTGCTATGGCGAGAGAGGCGAATGACCAGCGGCATGTGGAAGCTGATTGGCGGGACAAGCACGGCTTTTTGTCTTTCCCTCTCTCTTTCGAACTCGTTGTGGGCAGGCATTGTTTCCTTTGGTTTACTTGCACTCTCCCCCAATATCGTTAACTTGTTTGATTTGCGGCCTGGACGGGCGATCAAAGTGTTTTGGTGCCTAACAGTACTGGCAGGAGCTTTTGGCTTATGGACAAGTGGGGCCAGTGCGGCGATGGCAAACTGGATTTTTTGGCTCCCTGTTTTCGTTGCAAGCATGCTCATGTTTTCTCATGACGCTGGCGGCAAAATCATGCTGGGAGATACAGGGTCGAATGCCTTGGGTTTTGCAGCAGGCTTTTCCTTTGTCATCGGGACACCGATTTATGTACAGGCGAGTATGCTCGTGCTTTTCCTGTGTCTTCAGGTTGCGGCAGAATTTTGTTCGTTTTCCCGCGTCATCGAACAGGTCGGTTGGCTCCGACGACTCGATCAATGGGGGAGAGTTACAGAAGCTGAACATAAAAAAAACCAGACTGGCTCGTCCGGTTTGGTCTAG
- a CDS encoding glycosyltransferase family 2 protein, with translation MKKVSVVIPAFNEQASIGDTLRAIRERFFCDELIVVDDGSKDETAHIASKWADRVIRAPHNQGKGAAVQLGWKCASGEVVMLLDGDLRDSAAEAAHLLTPVLQDVCDMAVAILPPPQVKAGLGLAKGLAHHGIRMLTGFEARAPLSGQRAIRRELLDRLGSQDKGFGLEVGLTVDALRAGYRVAEVPVFFSHRETKNDWAGFCHRGKEFVAISRTLCWKWWEGQEWKRKS, from the coding sequence GTGAAAAAAGTTAGCGTCGTCATTCCAGCGTTCAACGAACAGGCTTCTATCGGTGATACTCTCCGTGCCATCCGTGAACGCTTTTTTTGTGATGAACTGATCGTCGTTGATGATGGCAGTAAAGATGAGACGGCACACATCGCAAGCAAGTGGGCGGATAGGGTGATTCGAGCACCGCACAATCAAGGGAAAGGTGCAGCTGTTCAACTGGGCTGGAAGTGCGCCAGTGGAGAAGTGGTCATGCTTCTCGACGGCGATTTGCGAGACAGCGCAGCAGAAGCCGCACATTTGCTTACGCCAGTTCTGCAAGATGTCTGTGATATGGCGGTAGCTATTCTGCCACCTCCGCAAGTAAAAGCAGGTCTCGGATTGGCAAAAGGCTTGGCCCATCATGGTATCCGGATGTTGACAGGCTTTGAAGCAAGAGCCCCTTTATCGGGACAACGGGCAATACGTCGCGAGCTTCTTGACCGATTGGGGAGCCAGGATAAAGGATTTGGCTTAGAGGTAGGGCTCACTGTCGATGCATTGCGGGCAGGGTATCGTGTAGCAGAGGTCCCTGTCTTTTTTTCGCATCGTGAAACGAAAAATGATTGGGCAGGCTTCTGTCATCGCGGGAAAGAGTTTGTCGCGATTAGCCGAACGCTATGCTGGAAATGGTGGGAGGGGCAAGAGTGGAAACGAAAATCATGA
- a CDS encoding copper transporter has protein sequence MIPFRYHLISLAAIFVALGVGILLGGTAGHTWITQGTKGILSNMEAKYDRALKSNHELRQQMNRLLKEVEVSNQEVVQLMSIRYVDELAGSKVYVWQEDGSVAEQIKQLMHSVGMEVVSYRDGNSWEDGVLLVVARHAPLWLREKQANSWIQVVEVPDSPTKQWALLEQVQNRLVERKGSREKS, from the coding sequence ATGATACCCTTCCGCTATCATTTGATTTCACTGGCTGCCATATTTGTCGCGCTTGGAGTAGGTATCTTGTTAGGAGGGACGGCAGGTCATACATGGATAACGCAAGGAACAAAAGGCATTCTTTCCAATATGGAAGCCAAGTACGACCGCGCTCTCAAAAGCAACCATGAATTAAGGCAGCAAATGAATCGATTGCTTAAGGAAGTTGAGGTCAGCAACCAAGAAGTTGTCCAACTTATGAGCATACGCTATGTGGATGAACTTGCAGGAAGCAAAGTGTATGTTTGGCAGGAGGATGGCAGCGTTGCTGAACAGATTAAGCAACTGATGCATTCAGTAGGTATGGAAGTGGTTTCTTACCGCGATGGAAACAGTTGGGAAGATGGGGTGCTTTTGGTGGTAGCTAGGCATGCCCCGCTTTGGCTACGGGAAAAACAGGCGAATTCTTGGATTCAGGTCGTAGAAGTGCCTGACTCTCCTACAAAGCAGTGGGCTCTTTTGGAGCAAGTGCAAAATAGATTGGTTGAGAGGAAGGGCTCGCGTGAAAAAAGTTAG
- the steA gene encoding putative cytokinetic ring protein SteA, producing the protein MGKRKGSAAHSYTAVVAADLKTKQLCKRLHSRHIAIIDHPDVDEIAAQSLLERGVKVVLNLSPFMTGQYPAEGARQLLTNGVTLYEVLDVDVSDSFMEWTEGKYATIREENLYILLEEKWVHVCRLQQVTVPSILNRWHEAHDKLDDTLSSFIDNTLLYASKEKDLFLKPLCHVRLHTKMEQRHVIVVVRGKHYKEDLLTLSSYIREYRPVLIGVDGGADALMEAGYRPDLIVGDMDSVSDRALQSGAEIVVHAFVNGTAPGTTRVKALGLPYHVLPAPGTSEDVAMLLAYEKEAQLIVTIGAHTNMIDFLEKGRKGMASTLLVRTKIGTKLIDAKGVSHLYRPSESWKLWAWCIVAMLLPVSAALVINPIARHAVQMIWTQWRTWTL; encoded by the coding sequence GTGGGCAAACGAAAAGGTTCTGCAGCACATTCATACACGGCTGTCGTAGCAGCTGATCTGAAGACGAAGCAGTTATGCAAACGTCTCCACTCCCGTCATATCGCCATCATTGATCATCCGGATGTTGATGAGATAGCAGCACAGTCCTTACTGGAAAGAGGGGTAAAAGTCGTCCTCAACCTTTCGCCATTCATGACAGGGCAATACCCGGCTGAAGGGGCTCGCCAACTTTTAACAAACGGTGTCACACTCTATGAGGTGCTGGATGTAGATGTGTCGGATTCGTTCATGGAATGGACCGAGGGCAAGTATGCAACGATACGCGAAGAAAATCTGTACATCCTATTGGAAGAGAAGTGGGTCCATGTATGTAGGCTGCAGCAGGTGACGGTTCCATCTATTTTAAACCGATGGCATGAAGCTCATGATAAGTTGGATGACACACTCTCTTCGTTTATCGACAATACACTTTTGTACGCCAGTAAGGAAAAAGACCTTTTTTTAAAACCACTTTGCCATGTGCGATTACATACAAAAATGGAACAGCGACACGTCATTGTCGTCGTTCGCGGAAAACATTATAAAGAGGACTTGCTGACGCTGTCTTCCTACATTCGGGAATATCGTCCTGTTTTGATCGGTGTCGATGGCGGTGCAGATGCCCTCATGGAAGCAGGGTATCGTCCAGACCTGATTGTGGGAGATATGGACAGTGTCTCGGACAGAGCGCTCCAAAGCGGCGCGGAGATCGTCGTACATGCTTTTGTAAATGGGACAGCACCTGGAACGACTCGTGTAAAAGCGCTCGGTTTGCCTTATCATGTCTTGCCGGCGCCTGGTACAAGCGAGGATGTGGCGATGCTGTTAGCGTACGAAAAGGAGGCTCAACTGATCGTCACGATCGGTGCCCATACAAATATGATTGATTTTCTGGAAAAAGGCCGCAAAGGTATGGCGAGCACGTTATTGGTCCGCACGAAGATCGGGACAAAGCTGATTGATGCCAAAGGAGTCAGTCATCTCTATCGGCCGAGCGAGTCATGGAAGCTGTGGGCTTGGTGTATAGTCGCTATGCTTCTGCCTGTTTCAGCCGCACTCGTCATTAATCCGATCGCCCGTCATGCTGTACAGATGATTTGGACCCAGTGGCGGACGTGGACTTTATAG
- a CDS encoding DUF2759 domain-containing protein, with translation MKIVLFDILMFIFTFFIAWGCLSSIRAKNKFATAFGFVSLMVFLFADGLIIYYMLKGA, from the coding sequence ATGAAAATCGTTTTATTTGACATCCTGATGTTTATCTTCACATTCTTTATTGCTTGGGGCTGTTTGAGCTCCATCAGAGCGAAAAACAAATTTGCAACAGCATTTGGCTTTGTATCTTTGATGGTTTTCCTGTTCGCAGATGGTTTGATCATTTACTACATGCTCAAGGGTGCGTAG
- a CDS encoding class I SAM-dependent methyltransferase, with the protein MTIDFHAEKNQLSYTGRTADDSWSQTILSLVNPVGKNVVDIGCGGGIYSRAWSGLGAATVTGVDFSHVMVEAAREQCADDPKISFAQGDARATGLPSQCADIVFARALIHHFPEQDLQKFFKEVIRLLAPGGICLIQDRTMDDVNMPASPTHFRGYFFTRYPRLLTIEQKRRPDDTTVQNTMKLAGLEQVNKTMLWETRREYDSWSDLEADLLSRKGRSILHELTDAELKDLVHTIHNHVAGQEKWIEQDCWSIWIGGATCGTIKGK; encoded by the coding sequence ATGACAATTGATTTTCACGCTGAGAAAAACCAGTTGAGCTATACAGGGAGAACCGCTGATGATTCGTGGAGTCAAACGATCCTGTCACTCGTCAATCCCGTGGGAAAAAACGTCGTGGACATCGGTTGTGGCGGTGGAATTTACAGTAGGGCTTGGTCAGGGCTAGGGGCTGCTACTGTCACGGGAGTTGACTTTTCCCACGTGATGGTTGAGGCTGCAAGAGAGCAATGTGCTGACGATCCGAAGATTTCGTTTGCACAGGGGGATGCCCGCGCAACCGGCTTGCCGAGTCAGTGTGCGGATATTGTATTTGCTCGCGCATTGATCCACCATTTCCCGGAGCAAGACTTGCAGAAGTTTTTTAAAGAAGTCATCAGGTTATTGGCACCAGGGGGAATTTGCTTAATCCAAGACCGGACGATGGACGATGTCAATATGCCAGCCTCGCCGACTCATTTTCGCGGCTATTTTTTTACCCGATACCCGCGTTTGCTAACGATCGAACAAAAACGCAGGCCGGATGATACAACGGTGCAGAACACCATGAAGCTCGCAGGGCTTGAGCAGGTGAACAAGACAATGCTATGGGAGACAAGACGAGAATACGATAGTTGGTCTGATTTGGAAGCAGACTTGCTTTCAAGAAAAGGCCGCTCCATTCTGCATGAATTGACCGATGCCGAATTGAAAGACCTCGTTCACACCATCCATAATCACGTAGCCGGGCAAGAAAAATGGATAGAGCAAGATTGCTGGAGTATATGGATAGGCGGCGCAACATGTGGCACAATAAAAGGGAAATAA
- a CDS encoding VOC family protein: MTTKHKWIGLDHIQLAAPAGTEDVARKFFGELLGMPEVPKPAKLLVRGGVWFQCGAQMIHIGVEEGFIPAKKAHPAFLVQNIGSLMEHLQSNGVSFRIDEEIPHLIRFFTEDPFGNRLEFMEAKQE, encoded by the coding sequence ATGACCACAAAGCATAAATGGATTGGGCTCGATCATATACAATTAGCAGCACCAGCAGGAACGGAGGACGTAGCACGCAAGTTTTTCGGTGAGCTGTTGGGAATGCCGGAGGTTCCAAAGCCAGCGAAGCTTCTCGTTCGAGGTGGTGTATGGTTTCAATGTGGCGCTCAAATGATTCATATTGGCGTAGAGGAAGGATTCATTCCCGCGAAAAAAGCACATCCGGCGTTCCTTGTGCAAAACATTGGTTCGCTGATGGAGCATCTGCAATCAAATGGGGTATCGTTTCGGATTGACGAAGAAATACCTCACCTTATCCGCTTTTTTACAGAGGACCCATTTGGAAACCGACTGGAGTTCATGGAGGCGAAACAGGAATGA
- a CDS encoding class I SAM-dependent methyltransferase has translation MNHEEIKQAVQAQFGKNAEQYVQSKTHAKGSDLDLMVEWLQPSEKWRALDIATGGGHVARTLAPHVSFVVATDLTRPMLMAASTANDAVLVRNVMYVQADAESLPFLDESFEIVTCRIAAHHFPDPAAFVREVSRVLSPGGLFLFIDNVSPEESSLSAFINEVEKTRDPSHVRCLSISEWGALFEANGLTPQKQQARKKRFEFLPWVQRTSESAEQEESVEKLLLNATDEQKEYLGLTTKEGRVMTHQIDEWMVLCKKRGGNEDDDHKA, from the coding sequence ATGAATCATGAGGAGATCAAACAAGCCGTGCAAGCGCAATTTGGCAAAAATGCAGAGCAATACGTGCAAAGCAAAACACATGCAAAAGGCAGCGACCTGGACCTGATGGTGGAGTGGTTGCAGCCATCAGAGAAGTGGCGGGCACTGGATATTGCCACAGGAGGTGGGCACGTAGCAAGGACATTGGCTCCACATGTGAGCTTTGTCGTCGCTACGGATTTGACTCGCCCGATGCTCATGGCGGCGTCTACTGCCAATGATGCAGTGCTTGTCCGGAATGTGATGTATGTACAGGCAGATGCAGAATCACTCCCGTTTTTGGATGAATCCTTTGAGATCGTCACATGCAGAATCGCGGCTCATCATTTTCCGGATCCGGCGGCTTTTGTTCGTGAGGTGAGTCGCGTACTGTCCCCTGGTGGGTTGTTTCTCTTCATCGACAACGTTTCGCCTGAGGAGTCGTCACTCTCGGCATTCATAAATGAAGTAGAGAAAACACGCGATCCCAGTCATGTTCGCTGTCTTTCCATAAGTGAATGGGGCGCTTTGTTTGAAGCGAATGGCTTGACTCCGCAAAAGCAGCAGGCACGCAAAAAAAGATTTGAATTTTTACCATGGGTTCAGCGCACTTCCGAATCAGCTGAGCAGGAGGAGAGCGTGGAAAAACTGCTGCTGAACGCTACAGATGAGCAAAAAGAATATCTAGGACTTACCACAAAGGAAGGCAGAGTAATGACCCATCAGATTGATGAATGGATGGTTCTGTGCAAAAAAAGAGGAGGTAATGAAGACGATGACCACAAAGCATAA
- a CDS encoding LysR family transcriptional regulator gives MDRESLEVFLTIARHGSINRAAQALFLAQSTLTHRLKQLERQVGSALFVRTASGVSLTAEGRRLLPVATNIVEQMRSFIQEKEQRQSMNIVAGKAFVAYELPRLIGEYRIAHPGFTCYVRSTLYEESLSALLTGTADIAFLGSEMYHPHIHQEFLPSDRLLLVMAPSHPWASGFPGYQAWGTEEMIVFGNHTAPYRQRIDRYLAQQGVFPNIIMELDSFNAVKKMVERQLGITILPERTIQQELATGRLVAYDIANGELVRPTLIAYLHPKKEDDAFQQFVQWIKDHY, from the coding sequence GTGGACCGAGAAAGTCTTGAGGTATTTTTGACGATTGCTCGTCATGGATCAATTAACCGTGCTGCACAGGCATTATTTTTGGCGCAATCAACATTGACACACCGATTGAAGCAGCTTGAGCGCCAGGTTGGGAGTGCGCTTTTTGTTCGCACTGCCTCAGGCGTCAGTCTTACAGCCGAAGGACGTCGGTTGCTACCAGTTGCTACAAACATCGTGGAGCAAATGCGCTCCTTTATCCAAGAGAAAGAACAGCGCCAATCGATGAACATCGTCGCAGGAAAAGCCTTTGTCGCCTATGAGCTGCCACGGCTTATCGGAGAATATCGTATCGCCCATCCGGGATTTACTTGCTACGTCCGCTCTACGTTGTACGAGGAGTCTCTCAGCGCTCTGCTAACGGGAACCGCCGATATTGCCTTTCTCGGGAGTGAAATGTATCACCCGCACATCCATCAAGAATTCCTTCCCAGTGATCGACTCCTGCTCGTTATGGCCCCGAGCCATCCTTGGGCTAGCGGGTTTCCAGGTTATCAAGCATGGGGGACCGAGGAAATGATAGTGTTCGGGAATCATACCGCTCCTTATCGCCAACGCATTGACCGCTATCTGGCGCAGCAAGGAGTTTTTCCGAATATTATTATGGAATTGGACAGCTTCAATGCTGTTAAAAAAATGGTCGAACGCCAGCTAGGGATCACGATCCTTCCGGAAAGAACCATACAACAAGAGCTAGCGACCGGAAGATTGGTCGCGTACGATATCGCAAACGGTGAATTGGTGCGACCCACACTCATCGCCTACCTGCATCCAAAAAAAGAGGACGATGCTTTCCAGCAATTCGTCCAATGGATCAAGGATCATTATTAA
- a CDS encoding metallophosphoesterase: MGMSERKTVNDPNLAPISRKSFLDKVTKWVGGLIGLGVATGVYGHVWERKALDVVRLSIKIPGLPESFKGTKLIHFSDVHLGHYFEPKELESVIAVIQSEKPDLICFTGDIVDEVTRPLFAAVPLFNQLLAPLGKFAVLGNHDYRAGEQQKVRDGLAASGFEVLDNRHVVVHKDGQQLYMAGVDDLFYGVPDLSKALENIPPEGSVILLAHEPDFADRASEHPVHLQLSGHSHGGQVRLPFIGHLLVPQYGRKYVQGLYQVGGMAVYTNRGLGTTILPVRLFCRPELTVLTLH, translated from the coding sequence ATGGGTATGAGCGAACGAAAGACAGTGAATGATCCAAACCTTGCCCCCATTTCAAGGAAATCATTTCTCGACAAAGTCACGAAATGGGTAGGGGGTTTGATTGGTCTCGGTGTAGCGACTGGCGTGTACGGTCATGTATGGGAACGAAAAGCCCTTGATGTCGTGCGATTGTCCATCAAGATACCGGGATTGCCAGAAAGCTTCAAGGGGACAAAGCTCATTCATTTCAGTGATGTCCATCTTGGTCATTATTTTGAACCGAAAGAGCTAGAGTCGGTTATTGCCGTGATCCAGAGCGAAAAACCGGATTTGATCTGCTTCACAGGGGATATCGTTGATGAAGTGACGCGACCTCTATTCGCCGCGGTTCCCCTTTTCAATCAGCTCCTAGCCCCATTAGGCAAATTCGCTGTTTTGGGCAACCACGATTATCGAGCTGGTGAACAGCAGAAAGTTCGGGATGGATTAGCCGCGTCTGGATTCGAAGTGTTGGATAATCGGCATGTTGTCGTGCACAAAGATGGCCAGCAGCTATACATGGCGGGAGTGGATGACCTTTTCTATGGTGTACCTGATCTTTCAAAAGCGTTAGAAAATATCCCGCCAGAGGGCAGCGTTATCTTGTTGGCCCATGAGCCTGATTTTGCTGATAGGGCGTCAGAGCATCCCGTGCATCTCCAACTGTCCGGCCACAGCCATGGCGGACAAGTGCGCTTGCCCTTCATTGGTCATCTCTTGGTGCCGCAATACGGGCGTAAATATGTACAAGGATTGTATCAGGTAGGTGGCATGGCTGTGTACACCAACAGAGGGTTGGGTACGACGATCTTGCCTGTTCGTTTATTTTGCCGCCCGGAGCTTACGGTACTAACCCTACATTGA
- a CDS encoding beta-class carbonic anhydrase: protein MRNLDKILEFNREFVENHEYEKYQTTKFPDKRLVVLSCMDTRLVELLPKAMNIHNGDIKHVKSAGAIVSHPFGSIMRSILVAIYELNAEEVMVVGHYDCGMSAIDSKRTMEKMLERGVSAQTFSTLQHAGINLHKWLHGFDRVEDSVKNSVDTIKNHPLLPPNVDVHGLLIDPVTGRLDVVVNGYERTKDSE, encoded by the coding sequence GTGCGCAATTTGGATAAAATTCTCGAATTTAACCGTGAATTTGTGGAGAATCATGAATATGAAAAGTACCAAACCACCAAGTTTCCTGATAAACGACTGGTCGTGCTCTCTTGCATGGATACGCGATTGGTTGAACTGTTGCCGAAAGCCATGAACATCCACAATGGGGATATCAAGCACGTAAAAAGCGCCGGGGCAATCGTGTCCCATCCTTTTGGAAGTATCATGCGAAGCATTCTCGTGGCGATCTACGAATTGAATGCAGAAGAAGTGATGGTTGTCGGTCATTATGACTGCGGGATGAGTGCAATCGACAGCAAGCGCACCATGGAGAAGATGCTGGAGCGAGGAGTCTCGGCTCAAACGTTCTCCACGCTTCAACATGCAGGGATTAACTTGCACAAATGGTTGCACGGATTCGATCGTGTAGAAGATAGTGTGAAAAATAGCGTGGATACGATTAAAAATCACCCGCTCCTCCCACCGAATGTGGACGTCCATGGTTTACTCATTGACCCGGTAACCGGAAGATTGGACGTTGTCGTCAATGGGTATGAGCGAACGAAAGACAGTGAATGA
- the spo0A gene encoding sporulation transcription factor Spo0A gives MSKIEVLLADDNREFVNLLEEYISSQYDMNVVGVAYNGNEVVRLLQERVPDVLILDIIMPHLDGLAVLEQIQAMRLSPQPKIIMLTAFGQEEITKKAVELGAAYYILKPFDMEVLAQRIRQIITTKPASSFVSSAKPQATLQIRGRNLDASITSIIHEIGVPAHIKGYLYLREAITMVYNDVELLGSITKVLYPDIAKKFNTTASRVERAIRHAIEVAWSRGNLDSISSLFGYTISNTKAKPTNSEFIAMVADKLRIEAKIS, from the coding sequence TTGAGCAAGATTGAAGTGTTATTGGCAGATGATAACCGAGAATTTGTGAATCTGTTAGAAGAGTACATCAGTAGCCAGTATGACATGAATGTTGTGGGTGTTGCTTACAACGGCAATGAGGTAGTTCGACTGCTGCAGGAACGTGTACCCGATGTATTAATTTTGGATATCATCATGCCACATCTGGATGGCTTGGCTGTTTTGGAGCAAATTCAGGCCATGCGCTTAAGTCCTCAACCTAAAATTATTATGTTGACTGCTTTCGGGCAGGAAGAAATTACGAAGAAAGCAGTAGAGCTGGGAGCAGCTTACTACATTTTGAAACCGTTTGATATGGAGGTGCTGGCTCAGCGCATCCGTCAAATCATTACAACCAAACCTGCCTCTTCTTTTGTTTCTTCTGCGAAACCGCAAGCTACTCTGCAAATCCGCGGTCGGAATTTGGACGCGAGCATCACCAGCATCATTCATGAGATTGGAGTTCCTGCTCATATCAAAGGTTATTTGTATTTGCGGGAAGCGATTACAATGGTATACAACGATGTCGAGCTGCTCGGTTCGATTACCAAAGTCCTGTACCCGGACATTGCAAAGAAATTCAATACAACCGCAAGTCGCGTAGAACGTGCGATCCGTCATGCGATTGAAGTAGCGTGGTCCCGTGGTAATCTGGACTCCATCTCCAGCTTGTTTGGTTATACGATTTCCAACACCAAGGCAAAGCCGACCAACAGTGAGTTCATTGCCATGGTGGCGGACAAGCTGCGGATTGAGGCGAAGATTAGCTAG